A genomic region of Haliotis asinina isolate JCU_RB_2024 chromosome 1, JCU_Hal_asi_v2, whole genome shotgun sequence contains the following coding sequences:
- the LOC137296593 gene encoding uncharacterized protein, with the protein MYRRNGFESRRLQRTPRLEMAVWQDLMSDTGHMHMPGYDPSDPYSCTCYPKPSSIQIPSMVYDEIRCPHPEKHHLQPAQDDVFAYPWTVQTYEPPFAKDSFRPMSLPPRPPMSAKTAPPYVGMGVKKPQKVIPPPNSAPDKVKVPKLNLNLLDQPDRGKVVTTPTLTTIGEGPDDFAETRGNYPTITQYDSVSQVLQRRYSSYYRNPAPTPLKYKDPDRNMMRRTPVRDPPYKGMPPRTREVITRDLPTRNSAYYSRFEYSPPPQVQGTPGRRSYTATMDPVPTRQFEGHYVDPKTGKEIKYDVRYGKRDLEGNRSLITA; encoded by the exons ATGTACAGAAGGAACGGCTTCGAAAGCCGGCGGCTGCAGCGTACCCCCCGTCTGGAGATGGCGGTCTGGCAGGACCTGATGAGTGACACGGGACACATGCACATGCCTGGGTATGACCCCAGTGACCCTTACAGCTGCACGTGCTACCCCAAACCATCCAGCATCCAGATACCGTCCATGGTCTACGACGAGATCCGCTGTCCCCATCCCGAGAAGCACCACCTCCAGCCCGCCCAGGACGACGTGTTCGCGTATCCATGGACAGTGCAGACATATGAGCCTCCATTTGCCAAAGATTCCTTTCGACCAATGAGTCTTCCACCAAGACCGCCGATGTCGGCTAAAACTGCCCCGCCGTACGTTGGCATGGGTGTCAAGAAACCACAGAAAGTCATCCCTCCTCCTAACTCAGCGCCGGACAAGGTAAAGGTTCCGAAGCTGAACCTAAATCTCCTTGACCAGCCCGATAGAGGAAAGGTAGTGACAACACCGACGTTGACGACAATCGGTGAAGGTCCTGATGACTTCGCGGAGACGAGGGGGAACTACCCTACGATCACCCAGTACGATAGCGTCAGCCAGGTCCTACAGAGACGTTACTCATCCTACTACAGGAACCCGGCGCCCACACCACTAAAGTACAAAGACCCTGACAGGAACATGATGAGGAGGACACCAGTACGAGACCCCCCTTACAAGGGTATGCCACCCAgaacaagggaggtaatcacACGGGACCTACCCACGAGGAATAGTGCCTACTACAGCAGGTTCGAGTACAGCCCCCCACCGCAGGTTCAGGGCACCCCAGGGAGGAGATCATACACGGCCACAATGGATCCCGTCCCTACCAGGCAGTTCGAGGGACATTACGTCGACCCGA AGACGGGGAAGGAAATCAAGTATGACGTCAGGTATGGAAAACGGGACCTTGAGGGCAACAGAAGTCTAATCACAGCTTGA